Proteins from one Streptomyces sp. NBC_00289 genomic window:
- a CDS encoding M48 family metalloprotease → MRTTLRALRALLLLASLFMLRTPRGETRAGLPVTETDEPELWRTVRELADRVGTRAPSHILLTADVDAAVTEDARLLGLLPGPRRLHLGVPLVQGLSEAQLRAVLAHELGHHAEADTRLATLAVRGRAQVLHTVAHFEQRAARAKAREQLRQERRNSGGKAGGRKTAEADTVHAGITHRTTARIHTAYARLYLRSTLAVARRQEYAADDAAVRIAGRDATASALSEIPVLEAAFGFYMDNYATLGSGSGLLPPRGEVYGGFGRMLTARQLEVAGLRAELPVEPSSPYDSHPPAADRVRRIEELPADGRTNEARGAALSLLSDPERIMPALEDTCLADDIRRFERTRDWQELLDRSMTASLASRSTPLQQALALYTEDRPTVPALLRVIEDGRLWQLAKRLPLSDHAGAVHGHAFREFVRPTLHKSLSRMALAELSARSLLRWEFSWERAAVPHLRPTAVGTGTDLDAAVVSAVADAPDTAPLRALLAGGA, encoded by the coding sequence ATGCGCACGACTCTGCGCGCGCTTCGCGCTCTCCTGCTGCTCGCCAGCCTGTTCATGCTGCGCACTCCGCGCGGCGAGACCAGGGCGGGCCTGCCCGTCACGGAGACCGACGAGCCGGAACTGTGGCGCACCGTGCGGGAACTGGCCGACCGGGTCGGCACCCGTGCCCCCTCCCACATCCTCCTCACCGCCGACGTCGACGCCGCCGTGACCGAGGACGCCCGTCTGCTCGGGCTGCTGCCCGGACCGCGCAGGCTCCACCTCGGCGTACCCCTGGTGCAGGGTTTGTCGGAGGCGCAGCTGCGGGCCGTCCTCGCCCACGAACTGGGCCACCACGCCGAAGCCGACACCCGCCTCGCCACCCTCGCCGTGCGCGGCCGCGCCCAGGTCCTGCACACCGTCGCGCACTTCGAGCAGCGGGCCGCCAGGGCGAAGGCCCGCGAGCAGCTCCGACAGGAGAGGAGGAACAGCGGAGGCAAGGCCGGGGGAAGGAAGACCGCGGAGGCCGACACCGTCCACGCGGGCATCACCCACCGCACGACGGCCAGGATCCACACCGCCTACGCCAGGCTGTACCTCCGCTCCACGCTCGCCGTCGCCCGCCGTCAGGAGTACGCCGCCGACGACGCCGCCGTCCGGATCGCCGGCCGGGACGCCACCGCGTCGGCACTGAGTGAGATCCCCGTGCTGGAGGCCGCGTTCGGGTTCTACATGGACAACTACGCCACGCTGGGCTCGGGCTCCGGGCTGCTGCCGCCGCGCGGCGAGGTGTACGGCGGCTTCGGCCGGATGCTCACCGCCCGCCAACTCGAGGTGGCCGGGCTGCGCGCGGAACTCCCCGTCGAGCCCTCGTCGCCGTACGACTCCCATCCGCCGGCGGCCGACCGCGTCCGCCGGATCGAGGAACTGCCCGCGGACGGGCGCACGAACGAGGCCCGGGGCGCGGCCCTCAGCCTCCTGTCCGACCCGGAGCGGATCATGCCCGCCCTGGAGGACACCTGCCTGGCCGACGACATACGACGCTTCGAACGCACCCGGGACTGGCAGGAACTGCTCGACCGCTCGATGACCGCCTCGCTCGCCTCCCGCAGCACACCCCTGCAGCAGGCGCTCGCGCTGTACACAGAGGACCGGCCGACGGTACCCGCGCTGCTCCGGGTGATCGAGGACGGCCGGCTGTGGCAGTTGGCGAAGCGGCTGCCACTGTCCGACCACGCGGGGGCCGTGCACGGACACGCCTTCCGCGAGTTCGTCCGCCCCACCCTGCACAAGTCGCTGAGCAGGATGGCCCTGGCCGAACTCAGCGCACGTTCGCTGCTGCGCTGGGAGTTCTCCTGGGAACGGGCGGCCGTCCCGCACCTGCGCCCCACCGCCGTCGGCACCGGGACCGACCTCGACGCGGCGGTCGTGTCGGCCGTCGCCGACGCCCCCGACACGGCCCCGCTGCGGGCGCTGCTGGCCGGCGGCGCCTGA
- a CDS encoding AI-2E family transporter has protein sequence MSSTKARAALRTSARASAELLLIFLMLAVTLWVLGRMWSVVWPLVVGLLLTTLTWPPTRFLRRRGWKPALAASAVTVLFLLVVLGVVALIAVPVASQSGELTDGVSDGIQKLREWAAGPPLNIGDAQINKAFDTAVSRAQDGLGSMVGTVVTGVSTVVNGLVTAVLALFLMFFFLKDGPRFLPWLARQLPGRLATDVPTVAARSWDTLGAFVRSQAAVGLLDAVLIGLGLWIVGVPLVLPLAVLTFVSAFVPIIGALFAGFVAVLIALVSNGLTDALIVLAIIVGVQQLEGNVFQPMIQSRGLGLHAAVILLAVTLGGSLAGVVGSLLAVPIAALIAVVWAYVREQLREPPSHPGPDDSTAGAAAPS, from the coding sequence TTGAGTTCCACGAAAGCACGCGCCGCGCTCCGCACGTCGGCGCGTGCCTCCGCGGAGTTGCTGCTCATATTCCTGATGCTCGCGGTGACCTTGTGGGTCCTGGGCCGGATGTGGTCGGTCGTCTGGCCGCTCGTGGTCGGTCTGCTTCTGACCACACTGACCTGGCCACCGACCCGTTTCCTGCGCCGTCGCGGCTGGAAACCCGCCCTCGCCGCTTCGGCCGTGACCGTGCTGTTCCTCCTGGTCGTCCTGGGCGTCGTGGCACTGATCGCGGTGCCCGTGGCCTCCCAGTCCGGCGAGCTGACCGACGGCGTCAGCGACGGCATCCAGAAGTTGCGCGAGTGGGCCGCCGGGCCGCCGTTGAACATCGGTGACGCCCAGATCAACAAGGCCTTCGACACCGCGGTCTCCCGCGCCCAGGACGGCCTCGGCAGCATGGTCGGCACTGTCGTCACGGGAGTGAGCACCGTGGTGAACGGCTTGGTCACCGCCGTCCTGGCCCTCTTCCTGATGTTCTTCTTCCTCAAGGACGGCCCGCGGTTCCTGCCCTGGCTTGCCCGTCAGCTGCCCGGTCGGCTCGCCACCGACGTCCCGACCGTGGCCGCGCGCAGCTGGGACACCCTGGGAGCGTTCGTGCGCTCCCAGGCGGCCGTCGGCCTGCTCGACGCCGTCCTGATCGGCCTGGGCCTCTGGATTGTGGGGGTACCGCTGGTGCTCCCACTGGCGGTGCTGACCTTCGTCTCCGCGTTCGTGCCGATCATTGGCGCCCTGTTCGCCGGTTTCGTCGCGGTTCTCATCGCGCTGGTGTCCAACGGCCTCACGGACGCGTTGATCGTGCTGGCCATCATCGTCGGGGTGCAGCAGCTCGAGGGCAACGTCTTCCAGCCCATGATCCAAAGCCGTGGGCTCGGCCTCCACGCGGCAGTGATCCTGCTGGCGGTGACGTTGGGCGGCAGTCTGGCCGGCGTCGTGGGCAGTCTGCTCGCCGTACCGATCGCCGCGCTGATCGCGGTGGTCTGGGCCTACGTGCGAGAGCAGCTCCGAGAACCGCCGTCACACCCGGGGCCCGACGACTCGACCGCGGGCGCCGCCGCCCCGTCCTAG
- a CDS encoding DUF4291 family protein, whose protein sequence is MEEPQRGIRAAHTGATVIVYQAYPPEIDLPTAREGRFPGGWKRDRMTWVIKPRSQPSSSTEAL, encoded by the coding sequence ATGGAAGAACCCCAACGCGGGATCCGTGCGGCCCACACGGGGGCCACTGTCATCGTCTACCAGGCCTACCCGCCGGAGATCGACCTGCCGACCGCCCGCGAGGGCCGTTTCCCGGGCGGGTGGAAGCGGGACAGGATGACGTGGGTCATCAAGCCGCGCTCACAACCCTCGTCCAGCACAGAAGCTCTGTAA
- a CDS encoding restriction endonuclease: protein MSRRSSGSVGVWAEMQRQQQRQLEAEARRRRQHEQQARAYQRRAAQSHREYRQAEALRRTEELDAQVASLQGLLASGCRAPAFRAVSLMRPEDVQPFAPGPLAQPVPMPDFSHYQTQSGWTASRRAQAQAEARARFERDWQAAQAAEAQRQQQLASYQREYQQWVDAQLADVRLHNAGIGAITEGVRRQDPDSVIEYFTAALYASTAWPEGFPRQVAAAYDPAARQLVLDWELPAYSIVPEVKAVRYMSGVDQDKETPRPMGQRRALYGEVLAQCMLLVLHELFGADELGALESVALNGFVDGHDPTTGRPGHIFLATVMAARSSFRDLHLAQVDAGSCLADALRGQISVRPDQLTPVRPSRRPQEVGNRVVSHGSDEEPDLFAMDPIAFENLVADLFRAMGMQAVTTQRSNDGGVDVDALDPTPIRGGKIVVQVKRYRSTVPPTAVRDLYGTVQDAGANKGVLVTTSGFGPGSHTFANGKPLELIAGSELVDLLHRHGLRGRLGERGQQVSAQATPSGPNTRLPDDYNVLGMSWTGSVALDVCALVCRGNRVLSDDHFVFFNNSRTPDGSVRALPATAPDKAAICVSFDGLPDEADRFVLVAAIDPEVNPDADLSGFTDACIRLRDPGLAELGQLDVSDGQPRETALVLGSFRRRSNGDWDFVLGGRGYTGGLEALVRDFGIEVE, encoded by the coding sequence ATGAGTCGTCGCTCTAGTGGTTCTGTCGGCGTCTGGGCTGAGATGCAACGGCAGCAGCAGCGCCAGTTGGAAGCCGAAGCCAGACGGCGGAGACAGCACGAGCAGCAAGCGCGGGCCTACCAACGGCGAGCTGCACAGAGCCATCGTGAGTACCGACAGGCAGAGGCTCTACGGCGCACGGAGGAGTTGGACGCTCAGGTCGCGTCGTTGCAAGGTCTACTTGCCTCGGGTTGCCGGGCTCCAGCTTTCAGGGCTGTCTCTCTCATGCGACCTGAGGACGTCCAACCCTTCGCTCCAGGGCCATTGGCGCAGCCGGTGCCCATGCCGGATTTCAGTCACTACCAAACACAGAGCGGCTGGACGGCGAGTCGCAGGGCCCAGGCGCAGGCCGAAGCACGAGCACGCTTCGAGCGTGACTGGCAGGCTGCCCAGGCGGCGGAGGCTCAGCGGCAGCAACAACTGGCGTCGTACCAGCGGGAGTACCAGCAGTGGGTCGATGCCCAGCTGGCAGATGTACGGCTGCACAACGCCGGCATCGGTGCGATAACCGAAGGCGTGAGGCGCCAGGATCCCGATTCCGTGATCGAGTACTTCACTGCCGCCCTCTACGCCTCGACGGCATGGCCGGAAGGATTCCCGCGGCAGGTGGCAGCTGCCTACGACCCGGCAGCACGGCAGTTGGTGCTGGATTGGGAGTTGCCCGCTTACAGCATCGTGCCGGAGGTCAAGGCCGTTCGGTACATGTCCGGGGTCGACCAGGACAAGGAGACTCCTCGTCCGATGGGCCAGCGCCGGGCTCTGTACGGGGAGGTGTTGGCCCAGTGCATGCTTCTCGTACTGCACGAGCTGTTCGGCGCAGATGAGCTGGGTGCGCTTGAGTCAGTGGCCTTGAACGGGTTCGTCGATGGGCATGACCCTACGACGGGCCGACCGGGGCATATCTTCCTCGCAACCGTCATGGCCGCGCGCTCGTCGTTCCGTGACTTGCACCTGGCGCAGGTCGACGCAGGTAGTTGCCTGGCCGACGCACTGCGCGGGCAGATCTCGGTGCGACCGGACCAACTCACGCCCGTGCGGCCGAGCAGGCGGCCACAAGAGGTCGGGAACCGCGTTGTCTCCCACGGCAGCGATGAGGAGCCAGACCTGTTTGCCATGGACCCGATCGCCTTCGAGAATCTCGTTGCCGATCTTTTCCGTGCCATGGGGATGCAGGCGGTGACCACCCAGCGGTCCAACGACGGCGGTGTGGACGTCGATGCGCTGGATCCGACGCCGATCCGAGGCGGCAAGATTGTGGTGCAGGTGAAGCGATACCGCAGCACGGTGCCGCCCACCGCTGTGCGGGACTTGTACGGAACCGTTCAGGACGCCGGCGCCAACAAGGGTGTCCTCGTGACGACGTCGGGATTCGGGCCCGGCTCACACACCTTCGCCAACGGCAAGCCACTGGAACTCATTGCAGGTTCTGAACTCGTCGATCTGTTGCATCGCCATGGGCTGCGTGGGCGACTGGGGGAGCGTGGTCAGCAGGTCTCAGCACAGGCGACGCCCTCGGGGCCGAACACTCGGCTGCCCGATGATTACAACGTCTTGGGTATGTCGTGGACCGGAAGTGTCGCCTTGGACGTGTGTGCTCTCGTCTGCCGTGGCAACCGGGTCCTCAGCGACGACCACTTCGTCTTCTTCAACAACTCGCGGACGCCGGACGGCTCAGTGCGCGCCCTTCCCGCCACTGCACCTGACAAGGCCGCGATCTGTGTCTCGTTCGACGGGTTGCCCGACGAGGCTGACCGGTTCGTACTCGTGGCCGCCATCGACCCAGAGGTCAACCCGGACGCCGACCTCTCCGGCTTCACGGACGCATGCATCCGCCTACGCGACCCAGGGCTCGCTGAGCTGGGGCAACTTGACGTCTCCGACGGCCAGCCGCGCGAAACCGCCCTGGTACTCGGCTCCTTCCGTCGAAGGTCGAACGGAGACTGGGACTTCGTCCTGGGCGGCAGGGGCTACACGGGTGGCCTGGAGGCACTTGTTCGGGATTTCGGCATCGAAGTGGAGTAG
- a CDS encoding ATP-binding protein, with amino-acid sequence MAVPLWHLRDYHDDDLDQAIEIWDQSRQADEDRVFPVSEVMAAAKAGQTAVVAVVGDELVGMAVAQAYGRRGWILLVALASRWRELGIGSALLAELERRLRSLGVRHISALLPANVAGTKALENSGYQSRDGLTYYEKLEPPGAPNAEVLASLGGRMLLGGLWDAMAGMEREKQVIERRVVLPLTEPALADRYGVVPPKAIILFGPPGTGKTSFAKAVASRLGWPFVELFPSRLAADTSEGLATALREVFADLAELDSVLLFIDEVEEIAGVRSGKAVDPGHGVTNELLKLIPVFREHDARLLACATNSVRSLDPAFLRPGRFDYVIPVGPPDPAARAAIWARYLRAAGDSVDLMQLVEASELFTPADIEFAARKGAQAAFEREVAQRKDRPATTDDFMTAIADTRPTLTAQAIKEFTEDIEKYSRL; translated from the coding sequence ATGGCGGTGCCCCTCTGGCATCTGCGCGACTACCACGATGACGATCTTGACCAGGCCATCGAGATCTGGGACCAGAGCCGTCAGGCCGACGAGGACCGGGTGTTTCCAGTCTCCGAGGTGATGGCCGCGGCCAAGGCCGGTCAGACGGCGGTGGTCGCGGTGGTCGGCGACGAACTGGTGGGCATGGCCGTGGCACAGGCCTATGGCAGGCGAGGGTGGATTCTCCTGGTGGCACTCGCCTCCCGCTGGCGCGAGCTCGGGATCGGCAGTGCTCTCCTCGCCGAGCTCGAACGGCGCCTGCGGTCCCTGGGCGTGCGCCACATCAGCGCGCTGCTGCCCGCCAACGTCGCCGGCACGAAGGCTCTGGAGAACTCCGGCTACCAGTCCCGCGACGGCCTGACCTACTACGAGAAGCTCGAACCGCCCGGAGCCCCCAACGCCGAAGTCCTCGCGTCTCTGGGCGGCCGGATGCTGCTCGGGGGGCTGTGGGACGCCATGGCCGGCATGGAGCGGGAGAAACAGGTCATCGAGCGCCGGGTCGTGCTTCCGCTGACGGAGCCCGCGCTGGCCGACCGTTACGGGGTCGTCCCTCCGAAGGCCATCATCCTGTTCGGTCCTCCCGGCACCGGGAAGACCAGCTTCGCCAAGGCGGTCGCCTCCCGGCTCGGCTGGCCGTTCGTGGAGCTCTTCCCCTCCCGGCTCGCGGCCGACACGAGCGAGGGGCTGGCCACGGCGCTGCGGGAGGTCTTCGCGGACCTGGCGGAACTCGACTCGGTGCTGCTCTTCATCGACGAGGTCGAGGAGATCGCGGGGGTCCGGTCCGGGAAAGCAGTCGATCCGGGACATGGGGTGACCAACGAGTTGCTCAAACTGATCCCTGTCTTCCGCGAACACGACGCACGGCTGCTGGCCTGTGCCACCAACTCCGTGCGCTCTCTCGACCCGGCTTTCCTGAGGCCGGGCCGGTTCGACTACGTCATTCCCGTCGGCCCACCCGACCCGGCCGCCCGCGCGGCGATCTGGGCCCGCTATCTCAGGGCCGCCGGTGACTCGGTGGACCTCATGCAGCTGGTCGAGGCCAGCGAGTTGTTCACCCCGGCCGACATCGAATTCGCTGCCCGCAAGGGCGCGCAGGCGGCGTTCGAGCGCGAGGTCGCACAGCGTAAGGACCGACCGGCCACCACCGATGACTTCATGACCGCCATCGCCGACACCCGGCCGACGCTCACAGCACAGGCGATCAAGGAGTTCACCGAGGACATCGAGAAGTACAGTCGACTGTGA
- the msrA gene encoding peptide-methionine (S)-S-oxide reductase MsrA has protein sequence MTAQTQRAVLAGGCFWGMEDLIRRLPGVTATRVGYTGGDVPNATYRNHGTHAEAIEILFDPAKTDFRAILEFFFQIHDPSTKNRQGNDIGLSYRSAIYYVDDEQKRIAEDTIADVDASGLWPGKVVTEVEPVGPFWEAEPEHQDYLQRYPDGYTCHFPRPGWRLPTRAES, from the coding sequence ATGACTGCGCAGACGCAGAGGGCCGTGCTGGCGGGCGGATGCTTCTGGGGGATGGAGGACCTGATCCGCCGACTCCCGGGCGTGACGGCGACCCGGGTCGGATACACGGGCGGTGATGTGCCGAACGCGACGTACCGTAACCACGGCACGCACGCGGAGGCCATCGAGATCCTCTTCGACCCGGCGAAGACCGACTTCCGCGCGATCCTGGAGTTCTTCTTCCAGATCCACGACCCGAGCACCAAGAACCGCCAGGGCAACGACATCGGTCTCAGCTACCGCTCGGCGATCTACTACGTGGATGACGAGCAGAAGCGGATCGCCGAGGACACGATCGCGGATGTGGACGCCTCCGGACTGTGGCCGGGCAAGGTCGTCACCGAGGTGGAGCCGGTCGGCCCCTTCTGGGAGGCCGAACCCGAGCACCAGGACTACCTGCAGCGTTACCCGGACGGCTACACCTGCCACTTCCCGCGCCCGGGATGGCGGCTGCCGACCCGCGCGGAAAGCTGA